Proteins encoded within one genomic window of Bacteroidales bacterium:
- a CDS encoding amino acid carrier protein produces the protein MQKVNEFLLFLNGYLGGHQWFVYFLLGTGIFFTLYLGLPQIRYFGHALRIVKGRYDRKGDIGDTSHFQALTTALSGTVGTGNIAGVALAIHLGGPAALFWMLITALLGMTTKFVEVTISHKYRDILPDGSISGGPMYYMKKRMNITTRKGKIIKTGAVLGAFFAFATILSSFGTGSLPQINSISESMFTSFGINHTLTGGILAVLLGLVIIGGIRRIAKVTSTLVPLMALIYVIGAILVISSNYQNILPSVASIFTDAFTGSAAVGGFLGAGFAFTFNKGVNRGLFSNEAGQGSAPIAHSAAKAQEPVSEGMVAILEPFIDTIIICTITGLVLLSSGVWNEKIENRFQQADLQIIEGTYLEDKESDRALMSRTFSMDTTLALFTGSLQVEEGTVITNGITIIHAESFAEDVVITQGEGLFTGAIPVSAGVVQFSELSSESETVYFTGNSLIHSAALTTEAFKRSVLGDWGQYIVSIGLLLFAFSTAISWSYYGGRAVTYLFGTRYVIVYRMIYVLGFFLASFTDTTIVWNLSYITIAVMTIPNLFGLLVLRKDIKSTIGTYWSDFRKDWPAEKLPMGIKRS, from the coding sequence ATGCAAAAAGTCAATGAATTCCTGCTTTTCCTGAACGGCTATCTGGGGGGACACCAGTGGTTTGTCTATTTTCTGCTTGGAACCGGCATCTTTTTCACCCTGTACCTGGGCCTGCCCCAGATCAGGTATTTTGGTCATGCCCTGCGGATCGTCAAGGGCAGATATGATCGAAAGGGAGACATTGGGGACACCTCTCATTTTCAGGCTCTGACCACCGCTCTTTCAGGCACGGTAGGGACCGGGAACATTGCAGGAGTTGCACTGGCCATTCACCTGGGGGGGCCTGCCGCCCTTTTCTGGATGTTGATTACCGCACTTCTGGGAATGACCACCAAATTTGTGGAAGTTACCATTTCTCATAAATACAGGGACATACTTCCTGATGGCTCCATTTCCGGCGGTCCTATGTATTACATGAAGAAGCGCATGAATATTACCACCAGGAAGGGTAAAATTATCAAAACCGGAGCCGTGCTGGGAGCATTCTTTGCTTTTGCCACGATTCTCTCCTCCTTCGGGACGGGGAGTCTGCCGCAGATCAACAGCATCTCCGAATCGATGTTTACTTCCTTCGGGATCAACCATACACTCACCGGAGGCATACTGGCAGTGCTGCTGGGACTGGTTATCATCGGGGGCATCAGGCGGATTGCCAAAGTGACTTCCACACTGGTTCCTTTAATGGCACTGATCTATGTAATTGGAGCCATCCTGGTGATTTCTTCCAACTATCAGAATATACTACCCTCCGTGGCTTCCATCTTTACCGATGCCTTTACTGGCAGTGCTGCAGTTGGGGGCTTTCTTGGAGCAGGCTTTGCCTTTACCTTTAACAAGGGGGTTAACAGGGGTCTTTTTTCCAATGAAGCGGGACAGGGTTCCGCTCCCATAGCGCACAGTGCAGCCAAAGCCCAGGAACCCGTATCAGAGGGAATGGTGGCCATCCTGGAACCATTCATCGATACCATTATCATATGCACCATAACCGGACTGGTGCTGCTGTCATCGGGAGTATGGAACGAGAAGATTGAGAACCGCTTTCAGCAGGCCGACTTGCAGATTATCGAGGGGACTTACCTCGAGGATAAGGAAAGCGACCGTGCCCTGATGTCAAGGACCTTCAGCATGGATACCACGCTGGCCCTGTTTACAGGCTCCCTTCAGGTGGAAGAGGGGACCGTGATAACAAATGGGATTACCATTATTCATGCGGAGTCTTTTGCTGAGGATGTGGTGATCACCCAGGGGGAAGGCTTATTCACCGGCGCCATACCGGTGTCCGCAGGGGTGGTGCAGTTCAGCGAACTGTCTTCTGAAAGTGAAACGGTATATTTTACCGGAAACTCACTGATTCATAGTGCGGCGCTGACTACCGAGGCTTTTAAAAGAAGTGTTCTGGGCGACTGGGGACAGTACATTGTTTCCATAGGATTGCTTCTTTTTGCCTTTTCAACAGCCATCTCATGGTCCTACTACGGGGGAAGGGCGGTGACCTATCTTTTTGGTACCCGTTATGTGATCGTATACCGCATGATCTATGTACTGGGGTTTTTCCTGGCCTCCTTTACCGATACCACCATTGTGTGGAACCTCTCCTATATCACCATTGCGGTGATGACCATCCCCAACCTCTTTGGACTTCTGGTTCTCCGGAAGGATATAAAAAGCACCATCGGGACCTACTGGTCAGATTTTAGAAAGGACTGGCCCGCCGAGAAACTTCCCATGGGAATAAAACGATCTTAG
- a CDS encoding ABC-F family ATP-binding cassette domain-containing protein, giving the protein MISIDNVTIRFGAFVLFDKISFQVNPGDRIGLVGRNGAGKTSILNLIEGRQDPDQGRVVKSSGIEVGYLPQQMKHKKGKTLYREALNAFASVIALKKRIDAINRELGERSDYESSAYLDLIQELANANELFELEGGHAIHAEVEQTLLGLGFRKSDMERPVHEFSGGWRMRVELAKILLRRPDYILLDEPTNHLDIESIQWLEEFLGSYPGGVLIISHDRAFLDNVTNRTLELSLGRIYDYKVSYSKYVDLKKERIAVQHASYENQQKLIQDTEEFINRFRYKATKAVQVQSRIKQLEKLDRLEVEKEDDLVMNLKFPPSKRSGTIVVEAVGLKKSFGEIKVLDGLDMVIERGEKVAFVGKNGEGKTTLSRILVGELDYSGLLKMGHNVELGYFAQNQDEIMDGRLTVMETVDHAAVGDIRNKIRDILGAFLFRGEDVDKKVSVLSGGERSRLAMARMLLQPFNLLILDEPTNHLDMRSKDILKKALLAFDGTLIVVSHDREFLNGLVDKVYEFREQKVKEHLGGIYDFLQRRKLTSLREIERKEQPVKAGNREASASSGKKTQAARDPQEPVKQSNKEQYEEKKMEEKKVRKIANRVKGLEHEIEQIEEELSKMDKMLMNPDNIDGMHVYETYEQLKLKHDEALASWEKQTLLLEKAMGKRK; this is encoded by the coding sequence ATGATATCCATAGATAATGTAACGATCCGTTTCGGGGCTTTTGTCCTCTTCGACAAGATTAGCTTTCAGGTGAACCCTGGAGACCGTATCGGACTGGTAGGGCGTAACGGGGCCGGAAAGACAAGCATTCTGAACCTGATTGAGGGGCGACAGGATCCGGATCAGGGGAGGGTGGTTAAAAGCTCGGGTATTGAAGTCGGGTACCTGCCGCAGCAGATGAAGCATAAAAAAGGGAAGACGCTCTACCGGGAGGCCCTGAATGCTTTTGCGTCGGTGATTGCTCTGAAAAAAAGAATCGATGCCATAAACAGGGAACTGGGTGAACGAAGTGACTATGAATCGAGTGCGTACCTGGATCTGATCCAGGAGCTTGCCAACGCCAACGAACTCTTTGAACTGGAAGGCGGGCATGCCATCCATGCCGAAGTGGAGCAGACCTTACTGGGTCTGGGTTTCAGGAAGAGCGATATGGAGCGCCCGGTGCATGAATTCAGCGGTGGCTGGCGCATGCGCGTGGAACTGGCCAAGATCCTGCTGCGCCGGCCGGATTATATCCTGCTGGATGAACCCACCAATCACCTGGATATTGAGTCCATCCAGTGGCTGGAAGAATTTCTTGGATCCTACCCGGGAGGGGTCCTGATCATTTCCCACGACCGTGCCTTCCTCGATAATGTCACCAACCGGACTCTGGAGCTGTCCCTGGGCAGGATATACGACTATAAAGTCTCCTACAGCAAATATGTGGATCTGAAGAAGGAGCGGATCGCCGTACAGCATGCCTCCTATGAGAACCAGCAAAAGCTGATCCAGGATACGGAGGAATTTATCAACCGCTTCCGGTATAAGGCGACAAAGGCCGTGCAGGTTCAGTCGCGGATCAAGCAGCTGGAGAAGCTGGACCGCCTCGAGGTGGAGAAGGAGGATGACCTGGTCATGAACCTGAAATTTCCCCCTTCGAAACGTTCAGGGACCATCGTGGTGGAAGCAGTGGGACTGAAGAAAAGTTTTGGAGAGATCAAGGTGCTCGATGGTCTGGATATGGTGATCGAACGGGGCGAAAAAGTTGCTTTTGTGGGAAAGAACGGGGAAGGAAAAACCACTTTATCAAGGATTCTGGTGGGAGAGCTTGATTATAGCGGACTATTAAAGATGGGACATAATGTGGAGCTTGGATATTTTGCCCAGAACCAGGATGAGATCATGGATGGCAGGCTCACTGTGATGGAAACGGTCGATCATGCTGCGGTAGGGGATATCCGTAACAAAATCCGTGATATCCTGGGAGCCTTCCTGTTCAGGGGTGAGGATGTGGATAAAAAGGTGAGCGTATTGTCGGGAGGGGAACGCTCCAGGCTGGCCATGGCCAGGATGTTGCTGCAGCCTTTCAACCTGTTGATCCTGGATGAACCCACCAATCATCTGGATATGCGTTCAAAAGATATCCTGAAAAAGGCATTGCTGGCCTTTGATGGTACGCTTATTGTGGTTTCTCACGACAGGGAGTTTCTGAACGGACTGGTTGATAAAGTGTATGAGTTCAGGGAACAGAAGGTGAAGGAGCACCTGGGAGGCATTTACGACTTCCTGCAGCGAAGGAAACTCACATCGCTCCGGGAGATCGAACGAAAAGAGCAGCCCGTAAAAGCAGGAAACAGGGAGGCTTCCGCCTCTTCCGGAAAGAAAACGCAGGCTGCACGGGATCCTCAGGAGCCTGTAAAACAGTCGAACAAGGAGCAGTATGAAGAGAAGAAGATGGAGGAGAAGAAGGTCAGAAAGATTGCGAACCGGGTAAAAGGGCTGGAGCATGAAATTGAGCAGATCGAGGAGGAGCTTTCAAAAATGGATAAGATGTTAATGAATCCCGACAATATTGATGGAATGCATGTCTATGAGACCTATGAGCAGCTCAAATTGAAGCATGATGAGGCCCTGGCTTCCTGGGAAAAGCAGACTCTCTTGCTTGAAAAAGCGATGGGAAAAAGAAAATAG
- the rlmD gene encoding 23S rRNA (uracil(1939)-C(5))-methyltransferase RlmD, which translates to MGRRKNLPLLEKVSIENIGAEGKSLARADGMVVFVKDAVPGDVVDLQVFRKKGRYMEARVVRYHSYSEQRTDPFCEHFGVCGGCKWQHLPYERQLHYKEQQVVDAFRHIAGVEIPRALPILASDPVTQYRNKLEYTFSNHRWLLEHEARQDIPFEHTNALGLHVPGRFDKVVDIFTCYLQGEPTNALRNFLRETALKMKLSFYDHRSNEGLLRNLIIRTSTLGEVMVILSVQFDVPEVYKVLDAIREKFPGLTSLMYVINPKKNETLYDQEILTWFGRDHIFEQLEDLKFKIGPKSFFQTNSYQALRLYQVARDFTDLKGHEVLYDLYTGTGTIANFMAGRARSVVGIESVPESIEDAKQNSELNGIRNTRFFAGDMKDLFTDHFIEKNGKPDVIISDPPRAGMHARVIGQILKIAPKRIVYVSCNPATQARDVELLSGAYRVTRIQPVDMFPHTHHVENVALLEAV; encoded by the coding sequence ATGGGCAGAAGAAAGAATTTACCTCTGCTGGAAAAGGTAAGCATTGAGAATATTGGTGCGGAAGGTAAATCTCTTGCCAGAGCCGATGGCATGGTGGTATTTGTGAAGGATGCCGTTCCCGGGGATGTGGTGGATCTCCAGGTATTCAGAAAAAAGGGGAGGTATATGGAGGCCCGCGTGGTCAGGTACCACAGCTACTCGGAGCAAAGAACAGATCCTTTCTGCGAACACTTCGGGGTCTGTGGCGGATGCAAATGGCAGCACCTTCCCTATGAGCGTCAACTGCACTACAAGGAACAACAGGTGGTGGATGCCTTCCGGCATATCGCCGGGGTCGAGATTCCCCGGGCTCTGCCCATCCTGGCTTCCGACCCGGTCACCCAATACAGAAATAAACTGGAGTACACCTTTTCGAACCACCGGTGGCTGCTGGAACATGAAGCCAGACAGGATATTCCTTTTGAACATACCAATGCCCTGGGACTGCATGTCCCGGGCCGCTTCGATAAGGTGGTAGATATTTTTACCTGCTACCTGCAGGGCGAACCCACGAATGCATTGCGCAATTTTCTCAGGGAGACAGCCCTGAAAATGAAACTCAGCTTTTACGACCACCGAAGTAATGAGGGTTTGCTGAGGAACCTGATCATCCGGACAAGCACCCTGGGGGAGGTGATGGTGATCCTCTCGGTTCAGTTCGATGTGCCGGAGGTGTATAAGGTGCTGGATGCCATCAGGGAGAAGTTCCCCGGTCTGACCAGCCTGATGTATGTGATTAATCCCAAGAAAAATGAGACCCTTTATGACCAGGAGATCCTCACCTGGTTCGGAAGGGATCATATTTTTGAACAGCTGGAGGATTTGAAATTTAAGATCGGGCCCAAATCTTTTTTCCAGACTAATTCGTACCAGGCTCTCAGGCTCTACCAGGTGGCCAGGGACTTTACAGATCTGAAAGGTCATGAGGTCCTGTATGACCTCTATACGGGAACCGGGACCATAGCCAATTTCATGGCTGGAAGGGCCCGTTCGGTGGTGGGTATTGAGTCCGTGCCCGAATCCATCGAGGACGCAAAACAGAACTCGGAGCTAAACGGAATCCGGAACACCCGGTTCTTTGCCGGCGATATGAAAGATCTTTTTACCGACCACTTTATCGAGAAGAATGGCAAACCCGATGTGATCATCAGCGATCCTCCCAGGGCAGGCATGCATGCCAGGGTGATCGGGCAGATTCTGAAGATTGCTCCCAAACGGATCGTTTATGTCTCCTGTAATCCGGCCACCCAGGCCAGGGATGTGGAGCTGCTTTCCGGCGCGTACAGGGTCACCCGGATCCAGCCCGTGGATATGTTCCCCCATACCCATCATGTAGAGAATGTAGCGCTCCTGGAGGCTGTCTAA
- a CDS encoding GWxTD domain-containing protein encodes MGRIHVCLMTCCILAGLTAGCSSSKNTAGSEKEGQMASLYNPSKLSLHPDFSLYHENDNYSVLYIRAYPSELRFNQTNEEFEYRALLKVNYELLIMGENGEEDLLADSASVVYKLLEKDEKSPAFFASLTIPVRQGSRYLLKVETTDLNRGSIGLEYLYVDKTSLFSPQNFKVISSYSGYPKFMRFFLAGEKFNIRYRDRGYDSIYVDYFRFSSELPRPPVTATSDYTMNYTPDTSYIFPLIDTFDYDLRQEGMYHVKVDKEHEKGLTLFNFGGSFPEVKTTRELMEPLFYLATLAEYRDLRTQPNRKLAVDNFWLKMGNSVERSRELIRIYYNRVVYSNLYFSSNKEGWKTDQGMIFILFGPPARIQMTSRGESWYYFAKRRSKVVEFRFERVQDAFSDQNMMWQKTPESQSFRNEAIRSWRNGKVYSMGS; translated from the coding sequence ATGGGACGGATCCATGTATGCTTGATGACCTGCTGTATCTTAGCCGGGCTGACTGCCGGATGCAGCTCTTCAAAAAATACAGCCGGCAGCGAAAAGGAGGGGCAGATGGCCTCCCTGTACAACCCCAGTAAGCTTTCGCTGCATCCCGATTTCTCTCTTTATCATGAGAACGATAACTACAGCGTTCTGTATATCAGGGCCTATCCTTCGGAATTGAGGTTTAACCAGACCAACGAAGAGTTCGAATACCGCGCCTTGCTTAAAGTCAACTACGAGCTTTTAATCATGGGAGAAAACGGAGAGGAGGACCTTCTGGCCGATTCGGCTTCGGTGGTTTACAAGTTACTGGAAAAGGATGAGAAGAGCCCGGCTTTTTTTGCATCGCTCACCATCCCGGTCAGACAGGGTTCCCGTTACCTGCTTAAGGTGGAAACAACAGATCTGAACCGTGGCAGCATTGGCCTGGAGTACCTCTATGTGGATAAAACCAGTCTCTTCAGTCCCCAGAATTTCAAAGTAATTTCCTCCTATTCGGGATATCCCAAATTCATGCGTTTTTTCCTGGCGGGCGAAAAATTCAATATAAGGTACAGGGACCGGGGATATGACTCGATCTATGTGGACTATTTCAGGTTCTCCAGTGAACTGCCCCGTCCTCCCGTCACAGCCACTTCTGATTATACCATGAATTACACACCAGATACCAGTTATATATTTCCCCTGATCGACACCTTTGATTATGATCTCCGCCAGGAAGGTATGTACCATGTAAAAGTGGATAAAGAACACGAAAAGGGGCTTACCCTTTTTAATTTCGGAGGCTCTTTTCCCGAAGTAAAGACCACCAGGGAGTTGATGGAGCCACTCTTTTACCTGGCTACCCTTGCCGAATACAGGGATCTGAGAACACAGCCAAACAGGAAGCTGGCCGTAGATAATTTCTGGTTAAAAATGGGAAACAGTGTGGAAAGATCCAGGGAACTGATCCGGATCTACTACAACAGGGTGGTCTATTCAAATTTGTACTTCTCCTCCAATAAGGAGGGCTGGAAGACCGACCAGGGAATGATATTTATACTTTTCGGACCTCCTGCAAGGATCCAGATGACCAGCAGGGGAGAGAGCTGGTATTATTTTGCAAAGCGCAGAAGCAAAGTTGTGGAGTTCAGATTTGAGCGTGTGCAGGATGCCTTTTCCGACCAGAATATGATGTGGCAGAAGACCCCCGAGTCGCAGTCTTTCCGGAACGAAGCCATCAGGTCCTGGAGAAACGGAAAGGTGTATTCAATGGGTTCCTGA
- a CDS encoding DUF2461 domain-containing protein, with the protein MQSVLSFIGELSENNNRDWFNANKQRYQESLEIFRNFAGELLSGITKFDPSVGNLLPKDTIFRIYKDVRFSRDKLPYKTHFGCWMAKGGRKSTDAGYYFHLEPGKSFMAAGVWMPPGEQLKLIRQEILFNPEPYLKLLRTTEMKEYYERGGMEDRLKKGPAGVPKDFIHLEELKYKHYIWSRNYGDEVIRKAGFSGRLVEDYKGLFPLVSYLNHAMSFTGNQ; encoded by the coding sequence ATGCAATCCGTTCTCAGCTTCATCGGGGAGCTTAGCGAAAACAACAACCGCGATTGGTTTAATGCCAACAAGCAGCGCTACCAGGAGTCGCTGGAGATTTTCAGGAATTTTGCCGGCGAACTGTTAAGCGGAATTACAAAATTTGATCCTTCGGTGGGAAACCTGTTACCCAAAGACACCATCTTCAGAATCTATAAAGATGTGCGGTTCTCCAGGGACAAGCTTCCATATAAGACACATTTCGGTTGCTGGATGGCCAAAGGGGGACGCAAATCGACAGATGCCGGGTACTATTTTCACCTGGAGCCGGGAAAAAGTTTTATGGCTGCAGGGGTCTGGATGCCTCCGGGCGAGCAGCTTAAACTCATCCGGCAGGAGATCCTGTTCAATCCGGAACCCTATCTGAAGTTGCTCCGAACTACCGAAATGAAAGAATACTATGAACGGGGAGGAATGGAGGACAGGCTTAAAAAAGGTCCGGCCGGTGTCCCCAAAGATTTTATTCACCTGGAGGAATTAAAATACAAACACTACATATGGTCCAGAAATTACGGGGATGAGGTCATCCGGAAAGCAGGTTTTTCCGGCAGGCTTGTTGAAGATTACAAGGGGCTCTTTCCGCTGGTCAGCTACCTGAACCATGCCATGTCCTTTACAGGAAATCAGTGA
- a CDS encoding PAS domain S-box protein, which produces MAGNHTEVPGELLSPSQEFQAASDSVGLYWWHWDYKSRRIRMSDGLARILGLAHHPEGYDPDSIYQNVHPEDAQRNKVLLEHLYGGKDDLYEIEYRIKDKTGKWRWYYNRGSIVQKSEAGKPLVIGGISMDISGQFRRLLSMVEEKEKFEFIVRHSNEAIVIIELAEGKAGVVLDANKAALDLFNKGPEVFGRPLPDNILQDKVIGRGGALMKDIVEKGFSRVEQKVKLDDGKDLWLEFTLHAFTLTGENLMIALIKDKTSGKRTEAALRESEKLYRVLFEAAEDSIGLFTRDRKIILMNSAMHEVIGYTKEEYEALTMMDIVHPDDKELLGRMEQKLHQEGAVAVDFRAQHKEGYFLHMSSRNVLIKGEQRDDDLILTIIRDVSGLKKAMEELKQAKERAEESDQLKSAFLANMSHEIRTPMNSIIGFSNLLNQSDLEEPLRELYVHRIITNSKMLLTLISDIIDLAKIESGQLRIIYGRLRVSELISDLEQYAHNEVLRLKKEDIGVVTAMESKDLEMEMDVIRIAQVMKNLINNAIKFTDKGSIEIACVKGDSDRTVRFYVRDTGIGIAPEHFELIFDQFRQIDGSNTRKYGGTGLGLAICKNLVRLMGGRIWVESEMGGGALFQVELPLKSSETDPLAGKEPDRIADKGLSGRKAAILAVDDEPDTLELYSALLTQMGHHVTVAETGYEALRILELFPLPDLVLMDVSMPVMSGTDTLKLIRGRYPDLKVVAQSAHALRGDRERFLGEGYDDYLSKPFTAAQLEQVLLNLADKQV; this is translated from the coding sequence ATGGCAGGCAATCATACAGAGGTACCCGGGGAGCTTCTATCCCCTTCACAGGAGTTCCAGGCAGCATCGGACAGTGTGGGCCTGTACTGGTGGCACTGGGATTATAAAAGCAGAAGGATCCGGATGAGTGATGGACTGGCCCGTATCCTTGGTCTGGCGCATCACCCAGAAGGATATGATCCGGATTCCATCTATCAGAATGTGCATCCCGAGGATGCGCAGCGGAACAAGGTTTTATTAGAGCATCTTTATGGCGGTAAAGATGATCTCTACGAAATAGAATACCGGATAAAAGATAAGACCGGGAAGTGGCGGTGGTATTATAACAGAGGGAGCATTGTTCAGAAAAGCGAGGCGGGCAAACCTTTGGTTATAGGCGGCATATCCATGGATATTTCCGGTCAGTTCAGGCGCCTTCTCTCCATGGTCGAGGAGAAGGAGAAGTTCGAATTCATTGTCAGGCATTCCAATGAAGCCATCGTTATTATTGAATTGGCTGAAGGAAAAGCAGGAGTGGTGCTGGATGCCAATAAAGCCGCCCTGGATTTGTTTAATAAGGGGCCGGAGGTCTTCGGCAGGCCTTTACCGGATAACATCCTGCAGGATAAAGTGATCGGCAGGGGGGGGGCGCTGATGAAAGACATCGTGGAGAAAGGATTTAGCAGGGTGGAGCAGAAAGTAAAACTGGACGACGGAAAAGATCTGTGGCTGGAATTTACTTTACATGCCTTTACCCTGACCGGCGAAAACCTGATGATTGCCCTGATTAAAGACAAGACTTCGGGAAAGAGGACCGAGGCAGCTCTCCGGGAAAGTGAAAAGCTGTACCGGGTCCTTTTTGAGGCTGCAGAAGACTCCATCGGGCTTTTTACCCGGGACCGTAAGATTATTCTTATGAATTCGGCCATGCATGAGGTGATTGGATATACCAAGGAGGAGTACGAGGCACTTACTATGATGGATATTGTCCATCCGGATGACAAAGAACTCCTGGGAAGGATGGAGCAAAAACTTCACCAGGAAGGAGCGGTGGCTGTTGATTTCCGCGCTCAGCATAAGGAGGGTTATTTTCTTCATATGTCCTCCAGGAATGTGCTTATAAAGGGTGAACAGAGGGATGATGACCTGATTTTAACGATTATTCGTGACGTTTCCGGCTTAAAAAAGGCCATGGAGGAACTGAAGCAGGCAAAAGAAAGAGCGGAAGAGAGCGATCAGCTGAAATCTGCCTTCCTGGCCAATATGTCCCATGAGATCAGAACTCCCATGAATTCTATCATCGGATTTTCCAATCTCCTGAATCAGTCAGATCTGGAGGAACCATTGCGGGAGCTTTATGTGCACCGGATAATCACTAATTCGAAGATGCTGCTGACCCTGATCTCCGATATCATAGACCTGGCAAAAATTGAGAGCGGTCAGCTCCGTATTATTTATGGAAGGCTCAGGGTATCTGAGCTGATTTCGGATCTGGAGCAGTATGCGCATAATGAAGTTTTGCGGCTGAAAAAAGAGGATATCGGGGTAGTGACGGCTATGGAATCGAAAGATCTTGAAATGGAGATGGATGTGATCCGGATTGCCCAGGTAATGAAAAACCTGATAAATAATGCCATTAAATTTACAGATAAGGGAAGTATAGAGATTGCTTGTGTGAAAGGGGATTCAGACCGGACGGTTCGTTTTTATGTCAGAGACACCGGAATCGGCATTGCGCCTGAGCATTTTGAGCTTATCTTCGATCAATTCCGACAGATTGACGGATCCAATACCAGGAAATATGGAGGAACCGGGCTGGGACTGGCCATTTGTAAGAATCTTGTCCGTTTAATGGGTGGCCGGATCTGGGTGGAGTCGGAAATGGGCGGAGGGGCTCTTTTCCAGGTGGAACTCCCACTTAAATCCTCTGAAACGGATCCGCTGGCCGGAAAAGAACCGGACAGAATTGCGGACAAAGGCTTAAGCGGGAGGAAAGCTGCGATCCTGGCGGTAGACGATGAACCAGATACTCTCGAGCTGTACAGTGCCCTTCTTACCCAGATGGGTCATCATGTCACGGTTGCCGAAACCGGATATGAAGCCCTCCGGATTCTGGAGCTGTTTCCTTTGCCCGACCTGGTCCTGATGGATGTCTCCATGCCGGTGATGAGCGGGACAGATACGCTGAAGCTGATCAGGGGGCGATATCCGGATTTAAAGGTTGTTGCACAATCGGCCCATGCCTTAAGAGGCGACCGGGAGCGTTTCCTCGGAGAAGGGTACGACGACTATCTTTCCAAACCGTTTACAGCCGCGCAGCTGGAACAGGTCCTTTTGAATCTCGCTGATAAGCAGGTCTGA
- a CDS encoding DUF302 domain-containing protein: MNRMLTGIIIGVVSGLLLGLLIVFFISPSLMFREDRNTKDFETTVADLEKAIENQGWKTPVVHDLQATMKKFGKDVRSVKVLEICNPDLSYEILSQNDEMIVSSMMPCRISVDEKEDDSFWISRMNTGFLSRPMSPLIRKTMSKAAREVEEIIADVMKE, encoded by the coding sequence ATGAACCGCATGTTAACAGGAATTATTATCGGAGTTGTATCAGGATTGCTTCTTGGACTGCTCATCGTTTTTTTTATCTCCCCGTCCCTGATGTTCCGGGAGGACAGGAATACAAAAGATTTTGAAACAACAGTCGCTGATCTGGAAAAGGCCATTGAAAATCAAGGTTGGAAAACTCCCGTGGTTCACGACCTGCAGGCTACTATGAAGAAATTTGGAAAGGATGTAAGAAGCGTCAAGGTCCTGGAGATATGTAACCCGGATCTTTCCTATGAAATTCTGAGTCAAAACGATGAAATGATTGTCTCCAGCATGATGCCCTGCAGGATCTCTGTCGACGAAAAAGAGGACGATTCTTTCTGGATCTCCAGGATGAATACCGGCTTTCTCTCCAGGCCCATGTCGCCGCTTATCCGGAAGACCATGTCGAAAGCTGCCAGGGAAGTGGAGGAGATCATTGCAGATGTGATGAAGGAATAA